The proteins below come from a single Drosophila miranda strain MSH22 chromosome Y unlocalized genomic scaffold, D.miranda_PacBio2.1 Contig_Y1_pilon, whole genome shotgun sequence genomic window:
- the LOC117191827 gene encoding uncharacterized protein LOC117191827 isoform X2, whose amino-acid sequence MSNISLSSGTDSVGHMDRGSSSSLASSATVGTNTITSGISKECANYPVGSQSARPYVQLPGIHISNPPQYGPGNMQEKDAGKMVHNGKALTGRYNATPTNGFDNEQNYCLLPSPMPPPPYALARVSSTRNFELENHTPPACPGSGPIAMTNGTIQLRLRDAVRIDMTLDKAVRVLNQRSNQLLYHATAATRL is encoded by the exons atgagcaacatctcgctgtcctccggcacggactccgtgggccacatggatcgcggcagcagctccagtctcGCTAGCAGCGCCACCGTTGGCACCAACACCATCACCAGCGGCATTTCCAAGGAGTGCGCCAATTACCCCGTCGGCAGTCAGTCGGCCCGTCCATACGTCCAACTGCCGGGCATACACATTTCCAACCCTCCGCAGTACGGGCCAGGGAATATGCAGGAAAAAGACGCTGGCAAAATGGTGCACAACGGCAAGGCACTCACAGGGCGCTacaatgccacgcccaccaATGGCTTCGACAACGAGCAGAACTACTGCCTG TTGCCGTCTCCAATGCCCCCTCCACCATACGCCTTGGCACGCGTGAGCAGCACACGCAACTTCGAGCTCGAGAACCACACACCGCCAGCATGTCCCGGCTCTGGACCCATTGCCATGACGAACGGCACCATCCAGTTGCGCCTCCGCGATGCCGTGCG AATTGACATGACTCTGGACAAGGCGGTGCGCGTGCTCAATCAGCGCAGCAATCAGTTGCTCTATcacgcaactgcagcaactcggctttga
- the LOC117191827 gene encoding uncharacterized protein LOC117191827 isoform X1, giving the protein MSNISLSSGTDSVGHMDRGSSSSLASSATVGTNTITSGISKECANYPVGSQSARPYVQLPGIHISNPPQYGPGNMQEKDAGKMVHNGKALTGRYNATPTNGFDNEQNYCLNSQQLPSPMPPPPYALARVSSTRNFELENHTPPACPGSGPIAMTNGTIQLRLRDAVRIDMTLDKAVRVLNQRSNQLLYHATAATRL; this is encoded by the exons atgagcaacatctcgctgtcctccggcacggactccgtgggccacatggatcgcggcagcagctccagtctcGCTAGCAGCGCCACCGTTGGCACCAACACCATCACCAGCGGCATTTCCAAGGAGTGCGCCAATTACCCCGTCGGCAGTCAGTCGGCCCGTCCATACGTCCAACTGCCGGGCATACACATTTCCAACCCTCCGCAGTACGGGCCAGGGAATATGCAGGAAAAAGACGCTGGCAAAATGGTGCACAACGGCAAGGCACTCACAGGGCGCTacaatgccacgcccaccaATGGCTTCGACAACGAGCAGAACTACTGCCTG AATTCCCAACAGTTGCCGTCTCCAATGCCCCCTCCACCATACGCCTTGGCACGCGTGAGCAGCACACGCAACTTCGAGCTCGAGAACCACACACCGCCAGCATGTCCCGGCTCTGGACCCATTGCCATGACGAACGGCACCATCCAGTTGCGCCTCCGCGATGCCGTGCG AATTGACATGACTCTGGACAAGGCGGTGCGCGTGCTCAATCAGCGCAGCAATCAGTTGCTCTATcacgcaactgcagcaactcggctttga